One region of Metallosphaera sedula DSM 5348 genomic DNA includes:
- a CDS encoding class I SAM-dependent methyltransferase: MPTYYPVRRMGITLDEQNFILRRLAQLKVEGEVLDVGCGNSLIPIQLSKAWNRKIVALDIWDEFPLETAIKNAKEEGADVEFLKIERPTLKLPFPDSSFSFVYSVMFVYNLRKHEREALFTEIRRVLRDGGLFLLVDPVIVRRERTELKGFKEVSYREENALFYYLARKE, from the coding sequence ATGCCAACTTACTACCCAGTAAGAAGAATGGGCATTACCCTAGACGAACAGAACTTCATTCTAAGGAGACTAGCACAGCTCAAGGTAGAAGGGGAAGTGCTAGACGTGGGGTGCGGTAACTCGCTCATTCCCATTCAGTTGTCTAAGGCTTGGAACAGAAAGATAGTTGCCCTTGATATATGGGACGAATTCCCCCTTGAGACGGCAATCAAAAACGCTAAGGAGGAGGGGGCTGACGTGGAGTTCCTAAAGATAGAGAGGCCGACCCTGAAGTTACCGTTTCCTGATTCTTCTTTCTCCTTCGTCTACTCCGTGATGTTCGTTTATAACCTTAGGAAACATGAGAGGGAGGCCCTCTTTACCGAGATCAGGAGGGTGTTAAGAGACGGGGGATTGTTCCTCCTCGTGGACCCGGTCATAGTGAGGAGGGAGAGGACGGAGCTAAAGGGCTTCAAGGAGGTCTCCTACAGGGAGGAGAACGCACTCTTCTACTACCTAGCTAGAAAGGAGTGA
- a CDS encoding slipin family protein has product MSLIADVVGIVFLLIIILIFVALSFRIVREWERAVVLRLGRILAMKGPGIIFLIPFVDKPIVVDLRVRTVDIPPQTTITRDNVTVSIDAVVYYKVVDPMKAVSMVANYNMAVLNISQTSLRDIIGQMELDEVLSKREEINKKLQEILDSYTEAWGVKVTAVTVRDIKLSPDLLTAIAKQAEAERLRRAKVILSEGERQASTILAEASKSYQSNPMALQLRFLETLSDISQRGGLIVVVPAEKEIYPTLSTSLALVNSLKKMESGTSKGGS; this is encoded by the coding sequence ATGTCTCTGATAGCAGACGTAGTTGGAATAGTCTTTCTCCTGATTATTATCCTGATCTTCGTTGCTCTCTCCTTCAGGATAGTCAGGGAATGGGAAAGGGCAGTTGTCCTTAGGCTAGGTAGAATCCTCGCAATGAAGGGGCCAGGGATAATTTTCCTGATACCCTTCGTGGATAAGCCAATAGTTGTGGATCTTAGGGTTAGAACTGTGGATATTCCACCGCAGACCACAATTACGCGGGATAACGTTACCGTATCCATAGACGCGGTGGTTTACTACAAAGTTGTGGACCCCATGAAGGCTGTCTCCATGGTTGCCAACTACAATATGGCAGTCCTAAACATTTCCCAGACCTCCTTGAGGGATATAATAGGACAAATGGAGTTAGACGAGGTCCTGAGCAAGAGGGAGGAAATAAACAAAAAGTTACAAGAAATATTAGATTCCTATACCGAGGCTTGGGGAGTCAAGGTCACAGCTGTCACCGTGAGGGACATAAAGCTGTCCCCAGACCTGTTAACAGCGATTGCCAAGCAGGCTGAGGCAGAGAGGTTAAGGAGGGCCAAGGTCATTCTCAGCGAGGGTGAGAGACAGGCCTCCACGATATTGGCAGAGGCCTCGAAGTCTTATCAGAGTAATCCCATGGCCCTTCAGCTGAGGTTCCTTGAAACCCTGTCAGACATATCTCAGAGGGGAGGACTGATAGTGGTTGTCCCGGCAGAGAAGGAGATATATCCAACTCTCTCGACTTCGCTTGCCCTAGTAAACAGCCTTAAAAAAATGGAGAGCGGTACCAGTAAGGGAGGAAGTTGA
- a CDS encoding 4a-hydroxytetrahydrobiopterin dehydratase: MPRLSVQEIDQALKGLRNWRFENGELVKEFKFADFDSSIRFLNMVQPVADSLDHHPDLCVYYNRVIVHLTTHDEGGVTDLDLKLAQKLDELEKMVH; encoded by the coding sequence ATGCCTAGACTCTCTGTCCAAGAAATAGATCAGGCCCTTAAGGGTTTACGTAACTGGAGATTTGAGAACGGGGAATTGGTCAAGGAATTCAAGTTCGCGGACTTCGATTCATCCATCAGGTTCTTGAACATGGTTCAGCCAGTTGCTGACTCCCTAGATCATCACCCTGACCTTTGCGTGTATTATAACAGGGTAATAGTTCACCTTACTACCCATGATGAGGGCGGGGTCACAGATCTGGATCTAAAACTGGCCCAAAAGCTGGATGAGCTCGAGAAGATGGTGCATTAA
- a CDS encoding thermopsin family protease: MFMYYVSVSILLLLALSLISPLELVTTAQTGISFPVGISFFSLFSTYYTPYVMGVMNLSSLQIGRSYISGQPFEYGNASLQLNAMLNGTYWAQDVMLFHEINNRTFQVYMVINFWNLTGPFVSLVQNTTTFDGLGVYCYQGPTFNITLPVSLSLFMNSSQHLQFGYSINGVKRVYLTLPFHGLFKLGGLSVNGLPNDLEMVWGGPDGGSVVDMIAQGSEELYFLQGNNLTIVPSALSVGLDTAESAYGVASSTNLENIKKPFADINRGVNTPSVLWPVPPNINVTQVNSTVHVKLYYGNYTFSGQEVEIKVLKGLNLVTLSRGVTNSSGEVTFTNVTQSFYEVYFPGNYSLSQSYALSSPQLNHLINVTTSTFDSLVHFLETYNFKKALSSDFNHIKYHGETSVNYLLLEVIGGLTAGILISAFLVRKYT, from the coding sequence ATGTTCATGTATTACGTTTCCGTGAGTATTTTACTGCTTCTAGCTCTCTCCTTGATCTCACCCCTTGAACTAGTGACCACAGCACAGACAGGAATCTCTTTTCCCGTGGGAATCAGCTTCTTCTCGCTCTTCTCCACCTATTACACGCCATACGTAATGGGAGTCATGAACCTTTCATCCCTTCAAATTGGGAGGTCCTACATATCCGGTCAGCCCTTTGAGTACGGAAATGCATCCCTCCAGCTCAACGCTATGTTGAACGGTACTTATTGGGCCCAGGACGTTATGCTTTTCCACGAAATCAATAACAGGACCTTCCAGGTTTACATGGTGATTAACTTCTGGAACCTCACAGGTCCCTTCGTCTCCCTGGTTCAAAACACAACCACCTTCGACGGCCTTGGGGTTTACTGTTATCAGGGACCAACCTTCAACATCACTTTACCAGTCTCGCTGTCCCTATTCATGAATTCCTCCCAGCATCTTCAGTTCGGGTACTCAATTAACGGGGTAAAGAGGGTGTACCTGACCTTGCCCTTCCACGGCCTGTTCAAGTTAGGTGGCCTCTCCGTGAACGGACTTCCCAACGATCTAGAGATGGTATGGGGTGGCCCAGATGGAGGAAGCGTTGTGGACATGATAGCCCAGGGATCCGAGGAGCTCTACTTCCTTCAGGGTAACAACTTAACCATAGTTCCCTCTGCGCTCTCTGTGGGGCTAGACACCGCCGAGTCGGCCTACGGGGTGGCCTCGTCCACAAATCTGGAAAACATCAAGAAACCTTTCGCTGACATTAACCGGGGAGTTAATACTCCATCTGTTCTTTGGCCCGTTCCACCAAATATAAACGTTACACAGGTGAACAGTACCGTTCACGTGAAGCTATACTATGGAAATTACACCTTCTCGGGGCAGGAAGTTGAGATAAAGGTGTTGAAAGGTCTGAACTTAGTCACCCTAAGTCGTGGTGTAACCAACTCCTCTGGAGAGGTTACCTTCACCAATGTTACCCAATCATTTTATGAAGTGTATTTTCCTGGAAATTACTCCCTCTCGCAGTCCTATGCCCTGTCATCCCCTCAATTGAACCACTTGATTAACGTGACAACGTCCACCTTCGACTCCCTGGTTCATTTCCTTGAGACTTACAACTTTAAGAAGGCTCTAAGTTCTGACTTCAATCACATCAAGTATCACGGGGAAACCTCCGTGAACTACCTCCTGCTAGAGGTGATAGGGGGACTGACAGCGGGAATTCTGATATCAGCGTTCCTGGTTAGGAAGTACACTTAA
- a CDS encoding Cdc6/Cdc18 family protein, with protein sequence MPQSETQFNYGNLGNSVIREALKGGKGEVIKNPKVFIDPLSVFTDIPFREDIIRETAIAVRYFVKNDVKFSNLFLGLTGTGKTFVVKYIYNEIEEVKKEDPDYSGVKQVYLNSREVGGTPQAVLSVIAEKLTNSLVPRHGVNLGEYIDKIKSVLRGKKAIIYLDEVDTLVKRRGGDIVLYQLLRADADVSVIMISNDINVRDYMEPRVLSSLGPSVIFKPYDAVQLKEILAKYAEYGLIDGTFNDEILSYIAAISAREHGDARKAVNLLFRSAQLASGIGFIKKEHVDKAIVEYEQERLFEAVKSLPFHYKLALRAIVTTEDVVTAHKVYSKYCDKLKQKPLSYRRFSDIVSELDMFGIVKIKIMNRGRAGGIRKYVEVHDKEKIMKALDENLAEEMGYEYDEGSDVETS encoded by the coding sequence ATGCCACAAAGTGAAACTCAATTTAACTATGGAAACTTAGGAAACTCTGTGATCAGAGAGGCACTAAAGGGGGGTAAGGGTGAGGTAATTAAGAACCCTAAGGTCTTCATTGACCCCCTGTCTGTCTTCACGGATATCCCTTTTAGGGAGGATATAATTAGGGAGACCGCGATAGCGGTCAGGTACTTCGTGAAGAACGACGTTAAGTTTTCGAACCTATTTCTAGGTTTAACTGGGACCGGGAAAACCTTTGTGGTCAAGTACATCTATAACGAGATTGAGGAGGTCAAGAAGGAGGATCCAGATTACAGTGGGGTAAAACAGGTTTACCTGAACTCAAGGGAGGTTGGGGGAACCCCTCAAGCGGTCCTTTCAGTGATAGCTGAAAAGCTCACAAATAGCCTCGTTCCAAGACACGGAGTTAATCTGGGCGAGTATATTGACAAGATAAAGAGCGTCCTAAGAGGAAAGAAGGCCATCATCTACCTCGACGAGGTTGATACCCTCGTGAAAAGAAGGGGAGGAGATATTGTGCTCTATCAGCTGTTGAGGGCAGACGCGGACGTGTCAGTGATCATGATCAGTAACGATATCAACGTCAGGGATTACATGGAGCCCAGGGTTTTATCGTCGCTAGGTCCGTCGGTCATTTTCAAGCCCTATGACGCTGTACAGCTAAAGGAGATCCTCGCGAAGTATGCGGAGTATGGCTTGATTGACGGAACTTTCAATGACGAGATCCTCTCCTATATTGCTGCTATATCGGCGAGGGAACATGGGGATGCGAGAAAGGCGGTCAATCTTCTCTTCAGATCGGCCCAATTAGCCTCAGGGATAGGTTTCATTAAGAAGGAGCATGTGGATAAGGCCATCGTAGAGTATGAGCAGGAGAGGTTGTTTGAGGCCGTCAAGTCGCTCCCCTTCCACTATAAGCTCGCATTAAGGGCCATAGTTACGACGGAGGATGTGGTCACGGCGCACAAGGTTTACTCTAAGTATTGCGACAAGCTCAAGCAGAAGCCCCTATCCTACAGGAGGTTCTCGGACATTGTGTCGGAGCTTGATATGTTTGGAATAGTGAAGATAAAGATCATGAACAGGGGAAGGGCAGGGGGAATAAGGAAGTACGTGGAGGTTCATGACAAGGAAAAGATAATGAAAGCACTTGACGAGAACCTAGCGGAAGAGATGGGTTATGAGTACGACGAAGGGTCCGATGTGGAAACGAGTTAA
- a CDS encoding NfeD family protein encodes MAHGYVIPVIIILVLIIALILTGYIYDPIVVVPSVAIIGFLSYRIVYVIAKTRKRNLYTYKGKIGKAIEDIPKGKMGYVLVEGEYWEAVALEDIKKDETVVVEDMRDLKLLVKKNINETIV; translated from the coding sequence GTGGCTCATGGTTATGTAATTCCGGTTATAATTATCCTTGTTCTAATTATAGCGTTGATTCTCACAGGGTACATCTACGATCCCATCGTGGTTGTGCCCTCCGTGGCTATCATAGGGTTCCTCTCCTACAGGATAGTCTACGTGATTGCAAAGACGAGGAAGAGGAACCTTTACACTTACAAGGGTAAGATAGGAAAGGCGATAGAGGACATTCCCAAGGGAAAGATGGGCTATGTCCTCGTAGAGGGCGAGTACTGGGAGGCGGTAGCACTCGAGGACATTAAGAAGGATGAAACTGTGGTTGTAGAGGACATGAGGGATTTAAAGCTTCTAGTCAAGAAGAATATCAATGAAACTATCGTTTGA
- a CDS encoding gamma-glutamylcyclotransferase, producing the protein MYIMAYGSLRYGFELHHYLRKARFVGLGYAENYDMYDLGGYPGVVKGEGRIWGEVYEIDRATLNVLDQVEDYKGEEDDLYIREKTTVYFDEKRLHRLDGVYIYRYNQSIKDRELIPSGDYSRWIGMPVITNLFAYAENTNYDVLSERGVKEILREVNGILKGYRMVFNVPCKYGLCANLREDPNGKVCGYVYTLLEDYLNTLDKAEGHLIRYVRRTLKVVDEQEREYFAVAYVADLDKGEGNPTEEYKNIILKGLSRRWKSGCVSTGL; encoded by the coding sequence ATGTACATCATGGCCTACGGGAGCCTAAGGTATGGGTTTGAACTTCATCATTACCTGAGGAAAGCTAGGTTTGTTGGCCTTGGCTACGCGGAGAATTACGACATGTATGATCTGGGCGGTTACCCAGGCGTGGTGAAGGGTGAAGGCAGAATATGGGGTGAAGTTTATGAGATCGATAGGGCCACACTTAACGTTCTGGATCAAGTTGAGGACTATAAGGGAGAGGAGGACGACCTATACATTAGGGAAAAGACGACAGTTTACTTTGACGAGAAGAGGCTCCACAGACTAGATGGGGTATACATATACAGGTACAATCAAAGCATCAAGGATAGGGAGCTCATCCCATCGGGGGATTACTCCCGCTGGATAGGGATGCCGGTCATAACGAATCTATTTGCCTACGCCGAGAACACAAACTATGACGTACTAAGTGAGAGGGGAGTTAAGGAGATACTTAGGGAGGTTAATGGGATACTCAAGGGTTATAGGATGGTATTCAATGTACCGTGTAAGTACGGCCTGTGCGCTAATCTTAGGGAGGATCCAAATGGGAAAGTGTGCGGTTATGTTTACACGCTTCTAGAGGATTACCTTAACACGCTGGATAAGGCAGAGGGCCATCTCATAAGATACGTGAGGAGAACCTTGAAGGTGGTGGATGAACAGGAAAGGGAATACTTTGCTGTGGCATATGTGGCTGATCTAGACAAGGGGGAGGGGAATCCCACAGAAGAGTATAAAAATATCATTTTGAAAGGCCTAAGCAGAAGATGGAAGTCCGGCTGTGTTAGCACGGGCCTATGA
- a CDS encoding cobalt-precorrin-4/precorrin-4 C(11)-methyltransferase → MTSVTILGVGPGDPELLTLKALNRLRECDIVFYTGSLISEDVKKLFQDKTTYDTATMTMEEIVRKVKEEVEQGKKVCIAHDGDPSIYGAISEEISFLEREGINAEIIPGISSFQLSASLLGIELTCPGGPQSIIITRLPYRTSYERRMVLDRNSTVVIFLSIHLINLVQEELLKVFPPDQPVAVVYRAGWRDQLILRGKLEELERMVKESRITKTALIVVSECLRFRGDRRSNLYSPDFVHSYRGSK, encoded by the coding sequence TTGACTAGCGTCACGATCTTGGGAGTAGGCCCTGGCGACCCGGAACTGCTCACCCTCAAGGCATTGAACAGGTTAAGGGAATGTGATATCGTTTTTTACACAGGTTCCCTGATTAGTGAGGACGTGAAGAAACTTTTTCAGGATAAGACAACTTACGATACAGCTACCATGACCATGGAGGAGATAGTCAGGAAAGTGAAGGAGGAAGTTGAACAGGGTAAGAAGGTGTGCATAGCCCACGACGGCGATCCCTCAATTTACGGGGCCATCAGCGAGGAGATCTCCTTTCTGGAGAGGGAGGGAATAAACGCCGAGATAATACCTGGGATAAGTTCCTTTCAACTCTCTGCATCCCTCCTTGGGATAGAGCTAACGTGCCCTGGAGGTCCTCAGTCAATCATAATCACGCGATTGCCGTATAGAACGTCATATGAGAGACGGATGGTCCTGGACAGGAACTCGACCGTGGTCATATTCCTGTCAATCCACTTGATAAACCTGGTTCAGGAGGAGCTACTCAAGGTGTTTCCTCCCGACCAACCGGTTGCAGTGGTGTATAGGGCAGGTTGGAGAGACCAGTTAATCCTTCGCGGTAAACTTGAGGAGCTAGAACGAATGGTCAAGGAGAGTAGGATAACGAAGACTGCACTTATCGTGGTGAGCGAATGCCTTAGGTTCCGTGGGGACAGGAGAAGCAACCTCTACTCCCCGGACTTCGTTCACTCATATAGGGGATCGAAATGA
- a CDS encoding NADP-dependent isocitrate dehydrogenase translates to MSHVPDDGEKISFQNGRWIVPNKPVILYIEGDGIGPEIVTSARQVVDKAVEKAYGSKREIKWVEVLAGDKAFAKTGDRFPKETQEMLLNYRVVVKGPLETPIGKGWKSVNVAIRLMLDLYANIRPVKYIDGLESPLKEPNKVDMIIFRENTDDLYRGIEYTYDSEEAKKIRSFLKNELHVDVEDDTGIGIKVISKFKTERITRMAMNYAIEHGRRKLTIMHKGNVLKYTEGAFRDWAYDLIKREYRDKVVTEEEIMKDYNGKAPEGKIVVNDRIADNMFQQIITRPDEYDVILAPNLNGDYISDAAGALIGNIGMLGGANIGDSGGMFEAIHGTAPKYAGKNMANPTGIIKGCELMLRFMGWNEAADLVEKSVLRAVSAKRVTQDLARFMGVKALSTTEFTKELINIMDTL, encoded by the coding sequence ATGTCGCATGTCCCGGACGATGGTGAAAAAATCTCGTTCCAAAACGGGAGATGGATAGTTCCCAACAAACCTGTCATTCTCTATATCGAGGGAGACGGTATAGGACCCGAGATTGTGACCTCTGCGAGACAAGTAGTGGACAAGGCTGTGGAAAAGGCCTATGGCTCCAAGAGGGAGATCAAGTGGGTTGAGGTACTAGCTGGCGATAAGGCCTTCGCGAAGACAGGGGATAGGTTTCCCAAGGAGACCCAGGAGATGCTCCTGAACTACAGGGTAGTGGTTAAGGGTCCCCTCGAGACTCCCATTGGAAAGGGATGGAAATCCGTGAACGTGGCCATCAGGCTCATGCTGGACCTTTACGCAAACATTAGGCCGGTGAAGTATATAGATGGACTCGAGTCTCCGCTAAAGGAACCAAACAAGGTGGACATGATCATTTTCAGGGAAAACACAGACGACCTATATAGGGGTATAGAGTACACATACGACAGCGAGGAGGCCAAGAAGATAAGGTCATTCCTTAAGAACGAGTTACACGTTGATGTAGAGGACGATACTGGAATTGGTATCAAGGTAATAAGCAAGTTCAAGACCGAGAGGATCACGAGGATGGCCATGAATTACGCCATTGAACACGGAAGGAGAAAGTTAACCATAATGCACAAGGGGAACGTGCTCAAGTACACTGAGGGAGCTTTTAGGGATTGGGCCTACGACCTTATCAAGAGAGAGTACAGGGACAAGGTAGTGACGGAGGAGGAAATCATGAAGGACTACAACGGTAAAGCTCCTGAGGGAAAAATAGTGGTGAATGACAGGATAGCTGACAACATGTTCCAACAGATTATCACGAGACCAGATGAGTACGACGTCATTCTAGCTCCCAACCTTAATGGAGATTACATATCCGACGCGGCCGGAGCTCTTATAGGAAACATTGGTATGCTTGGCGGGGCCAACATAGGCGACTCGGGTGGAATGTTTGAGGCAATACACGGCACTGCCCCCAAGTACGCAGGAAAGAACATGGCGAATCCCACGGGAATAATTAAGGGATGCGAACTTATGTTAAGATTCATGGGGTGGAACGAGGCTGCAGATCTAGTGGAGAAGTCCGTGTTGAGGGCCGTCTCCGCCAAGAGGGTTACTCAGGATCTTGCTAGGTTTATGGGAGTTAAGGCCTTGAGTACCACTGAGTTCACAAAGGAACTTATCAATATCATGGACACCCTCTAA
- a CDS encoding S53 family peptidase — MIKELLLIALILSQGIPLFHMGQDQVSTLPPSQLVTVSIVEKPQNLALLQLYVQEHKVLTKDQVESLFVPTEKIQQLVNYLHGYGIATSVSLNVITATGTVSQFEKALGGSFYVEKFHNLTFYQYVDVSSPLVSNALVFSTNVTTSLLQRPSTLINVTQAVAFSQVTPSQLRYAYNVTPLLHKGINGTNVTIGIVDFYGDPYIQQQLQEFDSNYNISNPPFFKVESIGAYNPNDGISSGWALEISLDVEYAHVLAPGAGIILYVANPNASLPQVIAYIDQQDQVSVVSQSFGIPELYVALGLIPLSMVQSLTYEYWLGEVEGITFVASSGDAGGNGYNFYLSPLGNLVLPASDPYVLAVGGTSVYYSNGSVKQTAWSGESLFGASTGGYSVIFPSPWYQGSHGFRMVPDVAADANPYTGVPVTYYYNISELVGGTSVASPLVAGILALAVQVHGKLGFINPLIYSLNGTKAISPVEYGYNTPYIVNGTPNPVTGLGYINAGYFVSMIEPGNGISVAVQNTTYLDGQEVNVVVKAPPSPQPVAQIYNGSAIVGQVPLTYNGTYWVGHFQATGSGVEEVIVTQGNLVSGSYFTVGLQAQYLLPQVALYPSPGNLPVLVHLTYPNGTTAHPNSQFSANLYSYNPETGQERLISTIQLSHPLVLNFSQYGITITNASDYVFGTFPLNSSMVSGIYLVKVPGTYGFDEIVAGIYVVPYIVPGIATEPLVVTPGENFTLAVFAETLGSPNITVSFVKDGVSYFNTTVNSVETSLGQFYVQEISLPKGIPAGYYDVVAYASYNFSNYTASGIGLTQIYVSPSPVQVTLSGLQETMLQNSTLVINASVTYPNGTPVKYGTFTAIVIPSYMQGSFDTLAISNAVPLEYRNGSWIGYFNLPSGGGSNGLGLSPYGLAGSWQIYIDGVTYDGHPTALKSSLDYSTLTVTPQPYTNFVLLPYVLTPTFNGTSGYNLYILNATIINHNATLVNSVIYNLTAVNATVSLINSQVFHYTLTNSTLLNNTAITPVQILTTSVGHHSVVIPSTVTKNVTSTSSQSGTAMVALVILAFGLVLAVYVWRRK, encoded by the coding sequence ATGATTAAGGAACTTCTGCTCATAGCACTTATCTTAAGCCAAGGAATACCGCTGTTTCACATGGGACAGGATCAGGTATCAACCCTTCCTCCCTCTCAACTGGTTACCGTGTCGATAGTCGAAAAACCGCAGAACTTGGCGTTACTCCAGTTATACGTACAGGAACACAAGGTACTCACCAAGGATCAGGTTGAGTCACTCTTTGTCCCAACCGAGAAAATACAACAGCTAGTAAACTACCTACACGGGTACGGGATTGCCACCAGCGTATCACTGAACGTTATCACCGCAACGGGCACAGTTTCTCAGTTCGAGAAGGCGTTAGGTGGCTCCTTTTACGTTGAAAAGTTTCACAACCTAACCTTTTATCAGTACGTTGACGTAAGCTCGCCCCTAGTTTCCAACGCATTGGTGTTTTCAACCAACGTTACTACCTCGCTCCTTCAGAGGCCAAGCACTCTCATCAATGTGACCCAGGCTGTCGCGTTCTCCCAGGTAACTCCATCACAACTTAGGTATGCCTACAATGTAACCCCCCTCCTTCATAAGGGAATAAACGGGACTAACGTAACCATTGGGATAGTGGACTTCTATGGGGATCCCTACATTCAGCAACAACTGCAGGAGTTTGACTCGAACTATAACATAAGTAACCCCCCGTTCTTTAAGGTCGAGAGCATAGGGGCCTATAACCCAAATGACGGGATCTCCAGCGGATGGGCACTTGAGATTTCACTTGACGTGGAGTACGCCCACGTGCTAGCTCCAGGCGCTGGAATAATACTGTACGTAGCTAACCCCAACGCCTCCCTTCCGCAGGTCATTGCTTACATAGACCAACAGGATCAGGTCTCAGTGGTTTCACAGAGCTTTGGCATCCCTGAGTTATATGTGGCCCTAGGATTGATACCCCTGTCCATGGTACAATCCCTCACCTACGAGTATTGGTTAGGCGAGGTTGAGGGAATCACGTTCGTGGCCAGTAGCGGTGACGCGGGAGGGAACGGGTATAATTTCTACCTTTCTCCCCTTGGTAACCTGGTGCTCCCCGCCTCTGACCCCTATGTGCTCGCTGTTGGAGGCACATCGGTGTACTACTCCAATGGAAGCGTCAAGCAGACTGCATGGAGTGGCGAAAGCTTGTTCGGGGCGTCCACTGGTGGATACAGCGTGATATTCCCCAGTCCGTGGTATCAGGGCTCTCACGGTTTTAGGATGGTACCAGACGTGGCTGCTGACGCCAATCCGTATACGGGAGTTCCAGTCACATACTATTACAATATCTCTGAACTGGTAGGGGGGACCTCAGTTGCCTCACCTCTAGTAGCTGGAATTCTAGCTCTAGCTGTTCAAGTTCACGGCAAACTTGGCTTCATAAACCCACTGATCTACTCACTGAACGGTACTAAGGCCATTTCTCCAGTTGAGTACGGATATAACACCCCATACATCGTGAATGGAACTCCAAACCCTGTTACTGGGCTAGGTTACATAAACGCAGGTTACTTCGTGTCCATGATAGAGCCAGGGAATGGGATATCTGTGGCTGTCCAGAACACCACCTACCTAGATGGTCAGGAGGTTAATGTTGTGGTGAAGGCACCCCCATCACCTCAACCGGTGGCTCAAATCTACAATGGATCTGCAATCGTGGGACAGGTTCCCCTCACGTACAACGGGACTTACTGGGTTGGTCACTTCCAGGCTACAGGATCGGGAGTCGAGGAAGTAATAGTGACACAGGGCAACCTGGTGTCGGGTTCCTATTTCACCGTAGGTCTACAGGCTCAGTACCTCCTTCCACAGGTAGCACTCTACCCGAGCCCAGGAAACTTGCCGGTCCTGGTTCACTTGACATATCCCAACGGGACTACTGCACATCCCAACTCCCAATTTTCTGCAAACCTATACAGCTATAACCCTGAGACGGGACAGGAGAGACTGATCTCCACGATACAGCTTAGCCATCCTCTTGTCCTCAACTTCAGCCAGTACGGGATTACCATAACTAACGCATCCGATTACGTGTTTGGAACCTTCCCGTTGAATTCCTCCATGGTGAGCGGAATATACCTCGTTAAGGTCCCAGGTACTTATGGGTTCGACGAGATAGTTGCAGGAATTTATGTTGTCCCCTACATAGTTCCTGGGATAGCCACAGAACCGCTAGTGGTTACCCCAGGCGAGAACTTTACACTTGCTGTGTTCGCGGAGACCCTGGGTTCGCCCAATATAACGGTGAGCTTCGTTAAGGACGGAGTGTCCTACTTTAACACAACCGTAAACTCCGTGGAGACATCGCTGGGACAGTTCTACGTTCAGGAGATCTCCCTGCCCAAGGGAATACCCGCCGGGTACTACGACGTCGTGGCGTATGCCAGTTACAATTTCAGCAATTACACGGCGTCTGGGATTGGCTTGACGCAAATTTACGTTTCCCCTTCCCCTGTGCAGGTTACGCTGAGCGGTCTACAGGAGACCATGCTCCAGAACTCCACGCTGGTTATAAACGCCTCCGTAACCTATCCCAACGGAACTCCTGTGAAGTACGGCACCTTCACAGCCATCGTTATTCCCTCGTATATGCAGGGCTCCTTCGATACACTTGCGATCTCCAACGCAGTTCCCCTGGAATACAGGAACGGGTCGTGGATAGGTTACTTCAACCTTCCCTCAGGTGGGGGTTCCAACGGATTGGGTCTATCACCCTATGGACTGGCAGGTTCCTGGCAGATATATATCGACGGGGTAACCTATGACGGGCATCCCACTGCCCTTAAGTCTTCGCTTGACTACAGCACGCTTACGGTAACGCCTCAACCCTACACTAACTTCGTTCTCCTACCCTACGTTCTAACTCCGACCTTTAATGGGACCTCCGGGTACAACCTTTACATACTTAACGCCACCATAATAAACCATAACGCAACCCTGGTAAACTCGGTTATCTACAATCTAACTGCCGTGAATGCAACAGTAAGCTTGATAAATAGCCAGGTCTTCCATTACACGCTAACCAACAGCACCCTCCTCAATAACACCGCAATAACTCCTGTTCAAATCCTGACCACCAGTGTGGGTCACCACAGTGTCGTAATTCCCTCCACAGTTACGAAGAACGTTACATCAACATCTTCTCAAAGCGGAACAGCTATGGTAGCGTTGGTAATCCTCGCGTTTGGCCTCGTCCTAGCTGTGTATGTATGGAGAAGAAAATAG